TGCTAGAGGAAGTCAGGCGTGGAAGCAGATGGTATCGTTATACATGGACAATGAGGATGAGTTCAACAAACATTACCATAAGAGATCACTTGTGGAGAGCGTATTCAATGTAATAAAGGGAGTGTTTGGC
This Nitrososphaerales archaeon DNA region includes the following protein-coding sequences:
- a CDS encoding transposase; translation: ARGSQAWKQMVSLYMDNEDEFNKHYHKRSLVESVFNVIKGVFGNNLNARKRKMQRKELMLRIICYNIGIVNLLEIKNGMRN